The proteins below are encoded in one region of Candidatus Eisenbacteria bacterium:
- a CDS encoding T9SS type A sorting domain-containing protein — protein MRHSSTRSFLWLTGIVLALLAGTNASALDPWPAEPLSSAINLTEIEGPGVNDFYNDLSGAVWNPVTRTLWVCRNGPGGSASKLWAIVEDGSGGYEVDSRDGNRGEWTGFGDFEGVTQADFEEDVIYAIVEGEERIKEYDVSTYGAAVLTNDWNTSSYLPLSGGSGAEGITFVPDSCLAAAGFVDADGLPRVSGGGMGGLMFVAHQNGGNVFVFDLDRLAGGFTFVGEYGTGYSETAALEFDRSTGELYAWHDAGFDVLSVFDLASSEVLGESRRELTALRRFSGPSSQNNEGIAVVSADDCFAGSRSLFMTVDDGGESSLLCYREFEDGCSVCVSVGVADAAPWSNDRLDALPNPFTNETAVSFLLRSPSDVCLGVFDLAGREVRSLHASNRSTGRHTVIWDGRDRRGEKVGSGVYLMRLQANGRVVGRRKAIVLR, from the coding sequence TTGCGGCACTCTTCCACCCGATCATTCCTTTGGCTCACGGGTATCGTGCTGGCTCTCCTTGCCGGGACGAACGCCTCCGCGCTCGATCCATGGCCGGCGGAACCCCTCTCCTCGGCGATCAATCTCACGGAGATCGAAGGACCCGGCGTCAACGATTTTTACAACGACCTGAGCGGCGCGGTCTGGAATCCCGTCACGAGAACCCTCTGGGTTTGCCGGAACGGGCCAGGAGGGAGCGCCTCGAAACTCTGGGCGATCGTGGAAGACGGAAGCGGCGGGTATGAAGTCGATTCCCGCGACGGGAACCGGGGGGAGTGGACCGGTTTCGGCGACTTCGAGGGAGTCACTCAGGCGGACTTCGAGGAAGACGTGATCTATGCGATCGTCGAGGGAGAGGAACGAATCAAAGAGTACGACGTATCCACCTACGGCGCGGCGGTCCTCACGAACGATTGGAACACGAGCTCCTACCTCCCCTTGTCCGGAGGATCGGGCGCGGAAGGGATCACTTTCGTCCCCGACTCGTGCCTCGCGGCGGCCGGTTTCGTGGACGCGGACGGTCTCCCCCGAGTGAGCGGCGGCGGCATGGGCGGGCTGATGTTCGTGGCTCACCAAAACGGAGGGAACGTTTTCGTTTTCGATCTCGACCGCCTTGCCGGCGGTTTCACTTTCGTGGGCGAGTACGGGACGGGATATTCGGAAACCGCGGCGCTGGAGTTCGACCGCTCCACCGGTGAGCTGTACGCCTGGCACGACGCGGGATTCGACGTGTTGTCCGTCTTCGATCTGGCATCGTCGGAGGTTCTCGGGGAAAGCCGCAGGGAACTCACCGCCCTCCGGCGGTTCTCGGGACCGAGCAGCCAGAACAACGAGGGGATCGCCGTTGTTTCCGCGGACGACTGTTTCGCCGGCTCGCGTTCACTTTTCATGACCGTCGATGACGGCGGGGAATCGTCCCTGCTCTGCTACCGTGAATTCGAGGATGGGTGCTCGGTGTGTGTTTCCGTGGGCGTCGCGGACGCCGCTCCGTGGTCGAACGACCGGCTCGACGCGCTGCCGAATCCCTTCACGAACGAGACCGCCGTTTCCTTCCTTCTCCGATCCCCTTCCGACGTATGCCTGGGCGTCTTCGACCTCGCCGGCCGGGAGGTCCGTTCCCTCCACGCGTCGAATCGCTCCACCGGCCGCCACACCGTGATCTGGGACGGCCGCGACCGAAGGGGCGAGAAGGTCGGCAGCGGCGTCTATCTCATGCGCCTCCAGGCGAACGGCCGGGTCGTCGGTCGAAGGAAGGCGATCGTTCTCCGATAG
- a CDS encoding T9SS type A sorting domain-containing protein yields MPPVPLPSRSRFRAIAATLVALLFLVPALSFAVDPAGGFGGGPIAGAITITVIDELTGLPLEDAYVQVGPAPSLPFIGNTGRTDTNGSITFVSPDLAGPVTVTAGKEGHSYSTAVDVDASVVVLPVRPIGASYDRPTYSGEITSGFDIVWNDGKWDAAVVWHTIPIRGLLPMIDDLMSGSLSRLSPLVIENFPLVGEADIPGAVYVPFQIDLLLYPLERTPYVIFVEDEGPTDLWAIYGRISVVTVLAELVKPEPDLFNLILGFDIRRYGLEEEIQVDGSGTQDFDLTIERGADVWIPVEGGVPGVEVLVAGVADLDGLAGDGRLFPSGFAAVPGDSQAVLGIPTLGAGVPGNPDYIFGVVMTDTNEVLGNSAVLVRAGLAPGDTASTPEFLEFSTITAADSLIAWSSMANVESGLFPDVHEMRISYVRSVEDTSPQAEPGDTIDIAEVLWTFHADGAATGVSIPLLGADAPEVFIDTDLTPDEDRHDASITGFLIGGAPCGFDFDDWDLADRSRYGTHFAGNVTKDIPLPVSPFTSVAGPNGDEAARPPLLGLPSPNPFRKETTIRFCASKPGIRPHLAVYNVLGRRVRELTCGIDRGSLTATWDGRDDTGRAVPSGIYLIRMRTEGETITRKVVKTK; encoded by the coding sequence ATGCCCCCTGTTCCCTTGCCGTCGCGGTCTCGCTTCCGCGCGATTGCGGCGACCCTCGTCGCTCTTCTCTTCCTGGTTCCGGCCCTCTCTTTCGCCGTGGACCCCGCCGGTGGATTCGGCGGAGGGCCGATCGCGGGTGCGATCACCATCACGGTGATCGACGAACTGACCGGGCTCCCCCTGGAGGATGCCTACGTGCAGGTGGGGCCCGCGCCTTCCCTGCCGTTCATCGGAAACACGGGGCGGACCGACACGAATGGATCGATCACGTTTGTCTCACCCGATCTCGCCGGGCCGGTGACCGTCACCGCCGGCAAGGAGGGGCACTCCTACTCGACGGCGGTGGACGTGGACGCATCGGTCGTGGTTCTCCCGGTCCGGCCCATCGGCGCTTCCTACGATCGACCGACCTATTCGGGAGAAATCACTTCCGGTTTCGACATCGTCTGGAACGACGGCAAGTGGGACGCGGCGGTCGTTTGGCACACGATTCCGATCCGGGGGCTTCTGCCCATGATCGACGACCTGATGTCGGGTAGTCTCTCGCGGCTTTCGCCCTTGGTGATCGAGAACTTCCCCCTCGTCGGTGAAGCGGACATCCCCGGCGCGGTCTACGTGCCTTTCCAAATCGACCTCCTGCTCTACCCGCTCGAGAGGACCCCCTACGTCATCTTCGTCGAGGACGAAGGGCCCACCGATCTGTGGGCGATATACGGCCGGATCAGCGTCGTCACCGTGCTCGCCGAACTCGTCAAACCGGAGCCCGATCTCTTTAATCTGATCCTCGGTTTCGACATTCGCCGGTACGGTCTCGAGGAAGAGATTCAGGTGGACGGCTCCGGAACTCAGGACTTCGATCTCACCATCGAGCGGGGGGCGGATGTGTGGATTCCGGTCGAGGGGGGCGTTCCGGGGGTGGAGGTGCTCGTCGCGGGCGTGGCCGACCTGGACGGTCTCGCGGGAGACGGCCGGCTCTTCCCGAGCGGCTTCGCGGCCGTGCCGGGGGACAGCCAGGCCGTGCTCGGTATTCCGACTCTCGGCGCGGGAGTGCCGGGAAACCCGGACTACATCTTCGGCGTGGTCATGACCGACACGAACGAAGTGCTCGGCAACAGCGCCGTGCTCGTGCGTGCGGGGCTCGCGCCGGGCGACACGGCGTCGACTCCCGAGTTTCTCGAGTTCTCCACGATAACCGCGGCCGACTCGCTGATCGCCTGGTCGTCCATGGCGAATGTGGAGTCGGGTTTGTTCCCCGACGTCCATGAGATGCGTATCTCCTATGTCCGTTCCGTGGAGGACACGTCACCCCAGGCGGAGCCCGGCGACACCATCGACATCGCCGAGGTTTTGTGGACGTTCCACGCGGACGGCGCGGCGACGGGGGTCTCGATCCCCCTGCTCGGCGCGGACGCCCCGGAGGTGTTCATCGATACGGACCTTACCCCCGACGAGGACCGGCACGACGCGTCGATCACCGGATTCCTGATCGGCGGAGCGCCGTGCGGCTTCGACTTCGACGACTGGGATCTCGCGGACCGGAGCCGGTACGGCACGCACTTCGCGGGGAACGTGACGAAGGACATTCCTCTACCGGTCTCGCCGTTCACGTCGGTCGCCGGGCCGAATGGCGACGAGGCCGCCCGCCCGCCTCTCCTCGGGCTCCCCTCGCCGAATCCGTTTCGCAAAGAGACGACAATCCGTTTTTGTGCGTCCAAGCCCGGGATCAGGCCGCACCTCGCCGTTTACAATGTTTTGGGAAGGAGGGTGAGAGAGCTCACGTGCGGAATCGACCGCGGCAGCCTCACCGCGACTTGGGACGGCCGGGACGACACGGGCCGCGCCGTGCCCTCCGGTATCTACCTGATTCGGATGAGAACGGAAGGGGAGACCATCACTCGGAAAGTCGTGAAGACGAAGTAG
- a CDS encoding DEAD/DEAH box helicase gives MKENAHARLPRTDHPIQGSHPQFRSGAFSDLIPEIQRAVAASGYEVPTPIQEQCIPHLLAGRDLLGSAQTGTGKTAAFTLPLLQRLAGDYRRPEKGTPRALILTPTRELAAQISESIRTYGRFLRISSTVIIGGVNQFQQVKALNRGVDILVATPGRLLDLMQQGYVHLDAVEVFILDEVDRMLDMGFIPDIKRVLSHIPAERQTLFFSATMAPKIEELAYTMVPDPIRVSITPGQPAVERIAQKVLFVEKKDKNALLVSLLNDPRVNKVLVFTQMKHIANRVLKKLNSAGIQGASIHGNKSQAARTRALEGFKQGRFRVLVATDVAARGLDVDDITHVINYDLPVEAETYVHRIGRTARAGADGDAISFCCAEDRAYLRDIERLLGKPVPAEMEHAYHCDEAFRSSLPAPKTHGNDHVRRSARPQRSIRHPKRYRRLSK, from the coding sequence ATGAAAGAGAACGCACACGCGCGGCTCCCGCGCACGGACCATCCGATCCAAGGATCCCATCCCCAGTTTCGGTCGGGTGCTTTTAGCGACCTGATACCGGAGATTCAGCGGGCCGTGGCCGCATCGGGATACGAGGTTCCCACTCCCATACAGGAACAGTGCATTCCGCACCTGCTTGCCGGGCGGGATCTTCTGGGCAGCGCCCAAACCGGCACGGGGAAAACCGCCGCCTTTACCCTGCCGCTTCTGCAACGCCTCGCAGGCGACTACCGGCGACCCGAGAAGGGAACCCCCCGGGCCCTCATTCTTACTCCTACCCGCGAACTCGCGGCGCAGATCAGTGAGAGCATCCGGACCTATGGGCGTTTTCTACGCATAAGCAGCACCGTGATCATCGGAGGTGTAAACCAGTTTCAGCAGGTCAAGGCTCTGAACCGCGGAGTGGATATTCTCGTGGCCACGCCCGGCCGGCTGCTCGATTTGATGCAGCAGGGTTACGTCCACTTGGACGCGGTGGAGGTCTTCATTCTCGACGAGGTGGACCGGATGCTCGACATGGGCTTCATTCCCGACATCAAGCGGGTGTTGTCCCACATTCCCGCCGAGCGTCAGACCCTTTTCTTTTCGGCCACAATGGCCCCCAAAATCGAGGAGCTGGCATACACCATGGTCCCCGACCCGATACGGGTGAGCATCACCCCCGGACAGCCCGCCGTGGAGCGCATCGCGCAGAAAGTGCTCTTCGTAGAAAAGAAGGACAAAAACGCGCTGCTCGTCTCTCTGCTGAACGATCCCCGGGTCAATAAGGTTCTCGTTTTCACCCAGATGAAGCACATCGCGAACCGCGTTTTGAAAAAGCTGAACTCGGCGGGAATTCAGGGTGCTTCCATCCACGGCAACAAGAGCCAGGCCGCGCGGACCAGGGCGTTGGAAGGATTCAAGCAGGGCCGCTTCCGGGTGTTGGTCGCCACCGATGTGGCGGCGCGAGGCCTGGACGTGGACGACATCACGCACGTGATCAACTACGATCTGCCCGTTGAAGCCGAGACCTATGTGCACCGTATCGGACGCACGGCTCGGGCGGGGGCGGACGGCGACGCCATTTCGTTCTGCTGCGCCGAGGATCGGGCCTACCTGCGGGACATCGAACGCCTGCTGGGCAAACCGGTACCCGCCGAGATGGAACACGCCTATCATTGCGATGAGGCTTTTCGGTCCAGTCTGCCCGCCCCGAAAACACATGGCAATGACCATGTACGACGGAGCGCACGCCCCCAGCGAAGCATCCGTCACCCCAAAAGGTACCGTCGTCTTTCCAAATAG